The segment CGGTGACCAAGGCCCGCTTGCCCGTCAAATCGAATTTGGGCGTCTGGGGAAGGGTTTTCACAATGCGACTCCTGTGTCTGGATCAAAGCCCGCGCGCGCCTTGTTGAATTCCCGCATGCGCGCAAAGACATCGACGCCGATTTGGTCATAGACGTGGAGCAGGTCCACCAACACCCAATTCTCCCGGATCAGCCCCTGCTCGATCCGCCAGAAATCAAGACTGCGCATCTGCACCTTTTGCCCCGCGGGCGCGATGCCCAGCCATCCGTCGCAGGTGATCGACTGTGACATATCCGGCCATCCCGTGACGGCGGCATAATTGCGGTCCCCGAAGAAGTGGAACGTCACCTCATCGCTGTTCAACCCCCGATCCGGCATGGCATTCAAAAACGGGATCTGGTGCCAATTACGAAACCCCTTGATGCCGCGCGCCGTGCCGATCCCCGCAGGCCCGTACCACGTCATACGCGGGTGCCAGAAGCGCGGCATCTGCATCACCTCGGGCCCTCCCTGGCTGGGATAGCGCTGCAAATGGTCCAGCATATCCACGACAAGCTGGCAACTCGCAGCCCCCAGTGCCGCATCATAAGGCGCGGCCACAATCCCGTCATTGCTCGCCGGTGCCGGCACATGCCACTCGCGCCCCAGCGACGGCACCATCGGCCAGGCCCCGGCCTGCATCATCACCTCGGGAATATCCCAAAGCGCCTGCATCTCCACCACCTTGCCCTCAACCACACGGTAAAATTCGTGAAACCGCATGTGCACCAGATGCCCTGTCGGCGGAATGTCCAACCACGGCCCCACAAATGTTCCGCAATAAAATCCGCCGCAGCCGATCCAGTCGTCCGCTTGCGCCGTTGGCCCCGCCATCACGATATGATCGCGCCTTTCCAGATCCGGCACCGCCGCAAACAAGGGCGCATAGACCGCATCGAAATAGGCATCCACACCAACGATGGTTTCAAAGGGAAACGCCAGACGGAACACCACGTCCGGCGCACAGATTTCATGCAAAGCCGCGCGCACGGCAACTGCATCAAAATCATACATCGCAGCCCTTAACCCCGCGAATGTTGTCTTATGCCCTGTCGGCCTGTCCATTCTTCATCTTGCCTTTAAATTTCGGAAAGTTTGAGGGTCAGCACCTCTCAAAGATCGCAAAGCGATCTAATCCGCCGCCCTCAAAACCGGCGCGCCTTCACCATAAGGCACATTCACCCCGCCATAGCGCCGCACCCTGACGTTGCACTGCTCGGCGTGCCCGACGAAGCCTTCCAACATACACAACCGCGACCCATAGGCCCCGATCTCTGCCGCAGCCTCATCTGTAGTGATTTTCTGGTAAGAGTGGGTTTTCAGATATTTACCAACCCAAAGCCCCCCCGTATAGCGCCCCGCCTTTTTGGTCGGCAAAGTATGGTTGGTCCCGATCACCTTATCCCCGTTAGCAACATTGGTGCGCGCGCCAAGGAACAGCGCCCCGTAACAGGTCATCTTTTCCAAAAACCAGTCGTCGCGGTCGGTCATCACCTGCACGTGTTCGGATGCAATATCATCCGCCACCGCCAGCATCTCGTCATAGGTGTCACAGACAATCACCTCGCCGTATTCCTCCCAAGACACCCGCGCTGTGCCCGCCGTTGGCAAAACCTCCAGCAGCCGGTCAATCTCTGCCAAGGTTTCATCAGCAAGCTTGCGCGAATTCGTGAGCAAAACGCAGGGGCTGTTATACCCGTGTTCCGCCTGCCCCAGCAAATCCGTTGCACAGATTTCCGCATCCACGGTTTCGTCAGCAATCACCATTGTTTCCGTCGGTCCCGCGAACAGATCAATGCCGACACGACCGAACAAC is part of the Sulfitobacter geojensis genome and harbors:
- a CDS encoding ester cyclase, translated to MDRPTGHKTTFAGLRAAMYDFDAVAVRAALHEICAPDVVFRLAFPFETIVGVDAYFDAVYAPLFAAVPDLERRDHIVMAGPTAQADDWIGCGGFYCGTFVGPWLDIPPTGHLVHMRFHEFYRVVEGKVVEMQALWDIPEVMMQAGAWPMVPSLGREWHVPAPASNDGIVAAPYDAALGAASCQLVVDMLDHLQRYPSQGGPEVMQMPRFWHPRMTWYGPAGIGTARGIKGFRNWHQIPFLNAMPDRGLNSDEVTFHFFGDRNYAAVTGWPDMSQSITCDGWLGIAPAGQKVQMRSLDFWRIEQGLIRENWVLVDLLHVYDQIGVDVFARMREFNKARAGFDPDTGVAL
- the hisD gene encoding histidinol dehydrogenase, encoding MAVTYLKRGKPDDARSEDDARTRDVVEATLKDIEVRGDAAVRELSQKFDSYAPPAFKLSAAEIEALIARVSPQEMADLKFAQENVRRFAQAQRDSMLDIEVEMQPGVILGHKNIPVQSVGCYVPGGKFPMVASAHMSVATAAVAGVPRIIACTPPFDGEPNPAVIAAMHLGGAHEIYVLGGIQAVGAMAIGTETIDPVHLLVGPGNAFVAEAKRQLFGRVGIDLFAGPTETMVIADETVDAEICATDLLGQAEHGYNSPCVLLTNSRKLADETLAEIDRLLEVLPTAGTARVSWEEYGEVIVCDTYDEMLAVADDIASEHVQVMTDRDDWFLEKMTCYGALFLGARTNVANGDKVIGTNHTLPTKKAGRYTGGLWVGKYLKTHSYQKITTDEAAAEIGAYGSRLCMLEGFVGHAEQCNVRVRRYGGVNVPYGEGAPVLRAAD